One Ranitomeya variabilis isolate aRanVar5 chromosome 5, aRanVar5.hap1, whole genome shotgun sequence DNA window includes the following coding sequences:
- the LOC143774623 gene encoding olfactory receptor 11L1-like, producing MTQSQSFPSNEETTSRCGTNYLLVYEKLILQNMQYNNSNMMTEFLLLGFQNLQSFNICFYFFLLVIYFVTICGNLLIILVVSYSRSLHSPMYFFLTQLSFSDILLSTTIVPNMLHIIVYEGSSVSFIRCLIQFYFFSASETLECFFLSIMSYDRYQAICNPLHYPSVMTNTFCIKAVLLCWVIMFAITLNLSLTISRLQFCGPNPNIIDHFFCDLDPILELSCSDTFFLKVEDMILAVPAVVCPFLVIVVSYVYIIITIMRIPSVTGRQKTFSTCSSHLTVVSLYYGSIICIYIFPNTENIKKIISLFYTVITPLLNPIIYSLQNRNIKQAFKKLKRKMSLTLQMS from the coding sequence ATGACTCAGTCACAGAGTTTCCCTTCTAACGAAGAAACCACGTCAAGGTGCGGGACAAATTACCTCCTTGTTTATGAAAAATTAATTCTCCAGAATATGCAATACAATAATTCCAACATGATGACTGAATTTCTGCTTTTGGGATTTCAAAATTTACAAAGTTTtaacatttgtttttattttttcctacTGGTCATCTACTTTGTGACTATATGTGGAAACCTTCTCATCATTCTGGTGGTGTCCTACAGCCGATCGCTCCACTCTCCCATGTACTTCTTCCTCACACAACTCTCCTTCTCCGATATTCTTCTCTCCACCACCATCGTACCCAACATGCTCCACATTATAGTGTATGAGGGGAGTTCTGTGTCTTTTATCAGATGTTTGAttcaattttactttttttcagcCTCAGAAACTTTAGAATGTTTTTTCCTGAGCATCATGTCTTATGACCGGTATCAGGCCATCTGTAACCCTCTACATTACCCTTCTGTCATGACTAACACATTTTGCATAAAAGCCGTTCTCCTGTGTTGGGTGATAATGTTTGCTATTACATTAAATCTATCATTAACAATCAGTCGATTGCAGTTCTGTGGCCCAAACCCAAACATCATCGACCATTTCTTCTGTGATTTAGACCCCATTCTTGAACTTTCCTGCTCAGACACATTTTTCCTGAAAGTTGAAgacatgattttggctgtacctgcAGTAGTTTGTCCATTTCTTGTGATTGTGGTCTCATATGTGTACATTATCATCACCATTATGAGGATTCCCTCTGTGACCGGACGGCAGAAGACCTTCTCCACCTGTAGCTCCCACCTGACCGTGGTGTCTTTATATTACGGATCCATTATTTGTATCTATATATTTCCCAATACAGAAAATATTAAGAAAATTATCTCCCTGTTCTACACTGTTATTACTCCACTTCTTAATCCTATCATATATAGTCTACAGAACAGAAACATTAAGCAGGCATTCAAGAAGCTCAAGAGAAAAATGTCCCTCACCCTTCAGATGAGTTGA